The proteins below are encoded in one region of Populus alba chromosome 2, ASM523922v2, whole genome shotgun sequence:
- the LOC118050002 gene encoding DNA mismatch repair protein MSH6-like: MVEFQKVLSGLPDIERVLARIFSTSEADGRSANKVVLHEDAAKKQLQEFISTLRGCELVAQACSSLAVILGNVESGRLHHLLTPGKDLPGILPILKHFKSAFDWAEANNSGRIIPHEGVHVEYDSACEKIIYVTVGKEAYLSEIPEHLRGSIPQDYEPRSSKKGFYRYWTPSIKKFLGELSQVESEKESALKSILQRSDSLGKGAFVPNDISIGGSGCAGFILLSGPNIGGKSTLLRQVCLAVTGQIEADVPAESFELSPVDRIFVRMAFLLRERVMVLMTVPVLLDVAESMMYKEDVCDCE, encoded by the exons ATGGTTGAATTTCAAAAGGTGTTGTCCGGGCTTCCAGACATTGAGCGGGTGCTTGCACGCATATTTTCTACCAG CGAAGCCGATGGAAGAAGTGCAAATAAAGTAGTTTTACATGAGGATGCAGCAAAGAAGCAGCTTCAGGAGTTTATATCCACTCTACGTGGCTGTGAATTAGTGGCCCAAGCATGTTCTTCGCTTGCTGTCATTTTGGGAAATGTGGAGTCTGGACGGTTGCATCATTTATTAACACCTG GTAAAGATCTTCCAGGCATCCTTCCAATTCTCAAACATTTTAAGAGTGCCTTTGATTGGGCAGAAGCCAACAATTCTGGACGTATAATACCTCATGAAGGTGTCCATGTGGAGTATGATTCTGCTTGTGAAAAA ATTATTTATGTCACAGTTGGAAAAGAGGCGTACCTGTCAGAAATTCCTGAACATCTGCGTGGTAGTATTCCTCAAGATTATGAGCCACGTTCATCCAAAAAG GGCTTCTACAGGTATTGGACTCCAAGTATAAAGAAGTTCTTAGGAGAGCTCTCACAGGTTGAATCTGAAAAGGAGTCGGCATTGAAGAGCATTTTGCAGAG GAGCGACTCTTTGGGAAAGGGTGCATTTGTCCCAAATGACATTAGTATTGGGGGTTCTGGTTGTGCCGGCTTTATCCTTCTTAGTGGTCCTAACATTGGTGGAAAATCTACTCTTCTTCGGCAAGTTTGTTTGGCTGTGACTGGCCAG ATTGAAGCCGATGTCCCTGCTGAAAGCTTTGAGTTGTCTCCTGTTGACCGCATCTTTGTCAGAATGG CATTTCTTTTAAGAGAAAGGGTCATGGTCCTTATGACTGTCCCAGTTTTATTAGATGTGGCTGAATCGATGATGTATAAGGAGGATGTTTGTGATTGTGAGTAA